The Gordonia mangrovi genome includes the window ATCGCGCCTTGATTCTGCACCCGCGGGTGGGCCCGGTGTGCCGGTTTCGGCGAGCCGGTCAGTTCACTGCTCGCCGTCCTCCGCCGTCGGCAACCGCCACCCGAAGGTCGCCGTCGGGGGCGCATCCTTGCTGTAGAGCCGCGCCGGCCGACCCCCACCCACCCGCGTCGCGGGCTTGCCCTCGGAGTCGATCTCGGCGGCCAGCAGCGGCTGCACCCTGCGGTTGAACGAATCACGCATCAGCCGTCGTCCGAGGATCGCTTCGTGCAGCTCACGCAGCTCCGAGAGCGTGTAGGGCGCACGCAGCAGATTGTCCGGATCGGGCTGGTCCTCGTAGCGATCGCGAAGATTGTCGGTGGCGGCTGCAATGATCTGGTCGTGGTCGAAGAGCAGCCGCTCTCCTGAGGCCAACCGACCGTCCGAGGCGAGCACAGCGAGCTCGCCGTCGACGTCGGACAAGTCCGCGGCCGGCAACGCCACGGCATGCGCGATCGAGATCGTCCACCCGCGAGGATCTCGGTCAGGATCACTGAAGACCGCCAGCAGATGCGGTCGGACGTGATCGGGCGAGAGCCCCAGTTTGAGTTCGAGGACCTCACGCACCGTCTCGTCGACGGTGTGCCGTTCACGGACGAACCGGCCCGGCAACGCGGCTCCTGCGGAGTCCGGGTTGCGTTGGACCACCACGCACAACGAGCCGGCGTGCACCGTGAGTACCGCGATGTCGACGGCGACGTTGGGCCGCGGATAGTCGCTGAGTCGAGAGGTCGAGCGGGCACTCACGACTCAACCCTATGCGAATGTCTGCGCAAAGTAGTATTCTCAGAATCGCGCAAAGTCACCGCCTCGGTCAGATGCCAGGTGGGAGGAAGGAATGACCATGAAACTCTCCGCCGCTCTCGACGTCGAGGTGGTGGCCCACGAGGCCGCCGACGAAGTCACCGTGTTGCTGGAACTGCAGGCGCCCGCCGGCCCGGACACCGATCGCGCGCCCACCGCGCTGCAGGTGGTGCTCGACCGCAGCGGGTCGATGTCCGGGCCGCCGCTCGACGGTGCCCGCACGGCGTTGGCCGGGGTGGTCGCGCAGCTCGCTCCGTCCGACGTGTTCGGTGTGGTCACCTTCGACGACTCCGCGCAGGTCGTGGTCCCCGCCGCGCCCTTGGCCGACAAGCAACGCGCCACCGACGCGATCACCGCGATCACGGCCGGCGGGTGCACCGACCTGTCGTCGGGCTACCTGCGCGGGCTGCAGGAACTGCGTCGCGCCACCACCGCGGCCGGCATCCGCGGCGGAACGGTGCTGGTGATCAGCGACGGGCACGTCAACCGCGGGCTTCAGGATCTCGACGAGTTCGCGAGCATCACCGCCAAGGCCGCCGCCGACGGCATCATCACCTCCACGTTGGGGTACGGCCGCGGCTATGACGAGACGCTGCTCTCGGCGATTGCCCGCTCCGGCAACGGCAACCACGTGTTCGCCGACGACCCGGACGCCGCCGGCGGCGCCATCGCCGACGAGGTCGAGGGACTGCTGGCGAAGTCGGCGCAGGCCGTGACACTCACGGTGCGGTTCGTGCCGCAGGTGCAGGAGCTCTCGGTGTACAACGACCTGCCCGCACACCAGACCGCCGACGGCGAGGTGATGATCGAGCTCGGCGACCTCTACGCACTCGAGGAACGGAAACTGTTGCTGCGGATGAAGGTCGACGGCCTCGCCGCATTGGGGCTCGCACAGATCGCGACCCTGGAGTTGCGGTACGTGGAAACGGCCACCCTCACCGAACACACGGTGTCGCTTCCGATCTCGGTGAATGTGGTGCCCGGCGACGAACTCGGCGACCGCGTTCCCGACCCGAAGGTGCAGTCGGAGAAGCTGTATCAGGAAGGGCAGGCGGCGAAGTTGGAGGCGTCGCAGGCATACGAGGCCGGCGACCTCGACGGCGGCCTGGCGTCGATGCGGGCATCCCGCGACCGGCTGCAGGCGGCGTCCGTCTTGGCGATGCCGGCCGAGCGCGCGTTGATCGATCAGGAGCTGCAGATGATCGAGGAACTCAGCGCCGAGGCCCCGATTACCGGAGCCATCTACGCCTCCAAGGCGACCCGCGACTCCTACCACCTCGGCAACCGCAAGCGCGGTCGTCGGCCATCCGCTGGTTGAGTAGGCGCGAACGTAGTGAGTGGCGTATCGAAACCAGCACCACCACCCCAACAGGAGACCCCACTTGCTCCTCTCCCCCACCCAACTCGACCGCGCCACAGGCGTTCTCCTCGGCACCGCCGTCGGCGACGCCCTCGGCGTCCCCTACGAATTCGAGTGCCGCATCCTGCGCGCCGACGAGACCCCGCAGATGCTCGGCGGCGGCCTCGGTCCCTTCGCACCCGGCGAGTGGAGCGACGACACCTCGCTGGCCATGGCGATCGCTCTCGTCGCAGCCACCGGCGCCGACCTCACCACCGACGACGCCCTCGACGCCATCGCCGAGAACTTCCTGCAATGGTTCGACGACGGTCCGCCTGACGTCGGCGTACAGACCCGGGCGGTGTTGAGCGCGACTCGTCGTCGTCTCAGTGCTGGCGAGTCCGGCGTGAGTCGGGTGATGCGGGAGGAAGCCGCGAGTTACGCTGCCGCACATCCGCACTCCGCCGGAAACGGCGCACTGATGCGTACCGCACCGGTCGTGCTGGCCCACCTCGACGACCGGGATCGGCTCGCCGAGGCCGCTCGCCTGGTCGCGTCGCTAACGCACGCCGATCCGCTCGCCGGCGATTCGTGCGTGCTGTGGTGTGAGGCGATTCGGGTCGCCGTGCTCGACGGACGCATCGACGTCTTCGCCGGACTCGACCTCCTACCCGCGGACCGGGCAGACCAGTGGAAGCGCTGGCTCGACGACGCCCTGACCTGCGATCCGACCACGTTCGCACCCAACGGGTTCACGGTGGCCGCTCTGCAGGCGGCCACGGCCGCGATCACGCATACTCCGGCCGATGATGCGGCGCACCTCGAGAATGCGCTCTACGCGGCGATCCGGATCGGCAACGACACCGACACCGTCGCGGCGATCGCGGGCGGGTTGCTCGGGGCGAGGTGGGGCGCGAGTTCCGTGCCCGATGAATGGCGAGAGGCGGTGCATGGTTGGCCGCACGACAATGGCCGCCCGCATACCGCACGTGACCTCATCGCCCTCGCCGGTGCCGTGCAACCAGGTCAATGACGTCCCAATCACATGGGGAACTGACATCCACACCGGTTGCAGCCTGTGTGGATGTCAGTTCCCCATGTGATTGCGCGGGGTCAGCTGCCCCGCAGGATCGACGTCATCTTCTTCCCCTTGGCGACTTCGTCGACGAGTTTGTCCATGTAGCGGATCTTCTGCATCAGCGGGTCCTCGATCTCCTCGACGCGGTGTCCGCAGATGACGCCGGTGATGAGTTCGGCGTTCGGGTTGAAGGCGGGCGCCTCGGCGAAGAAGGTTCTCAGGTCGGTCTCGTCGGCGATCACCTTCTCCAGGCCGGCGTGGTCGTAGCCGGTGAGCCAGGTGATCACCTGGTCGACCTCCGCCTTGGTGTGGTCCTTGCGCTCGGCCTTCGCCACATAGTGCGGGTAGATGCTGGCGAAGCTCATCGTGAAGATGCGATGCTCGGCCATCGTCGGTCTCCTTCGTCGGGTGGGGATGATTGTGCCAGGACAGCCCTGAATCCCACGTCGCACGTGCGTGATGCTCGCCATCGTTGCACGCCATTCCGCCGATCGCACCAAACTCCCACTTCGCGCCGTCCGCTAGATCGCTCTCGGCTTGACGCGCGTTTCCAGAGTCCAGTTCCCGTATCGATCCTCGACAGTCCGCTCGTGCTTGTCTGTCGGTGCGACGTGCGACCGTACGCCTACAGACCCAGAAGGGTTTGGCCTTGGATACGGAGGTCGGGAAAAGGTGACAACCGAAGTAGCTAACCAGATCGTCGCTGTGAACTGGAAAGGCGTAGCGATCGCAACAGCAGTCATTATCGTGACGCAGTTCTTGCGATGGTTTACAAATTATGTCCGTTCCGTTGTGGGTGGTCGACGTAAGAGAAACACACACATGAATGAGTGGAACGAGATTTGTACGCAAATACCAGCGGCCTCCGCGGAAACACCAGCGACGCACTCGCCGAGTGACTTCCTACCACTGATCGCCGCGCGAGACTTGATCGACCAAGCCACGAGGCCAAAGACAGCGAGCCTCGGGGCACTCATTCTCGCTCTGTTCACAGCTTTCGCGCTGTGGCTGACCACTTTCGTGGCGATGGTTGTCGGAATCGTCGTCGGGGTGGCCATGTTTTGGTTAGGCCAAGCGGCGCACGGACTACTCACTCTTGTGCTCGCCGGCGCCGTAACCGCTCAACTAATGTCGGTTTCCTTCCTGTCTGGTGAGGTCTTTTCGGACGCCGCCGAGATGAGGCTCACACTCATGGGGCGGCGCCTGTTGCATGACGACCCGCTCCTCCCGGCAGTGGCAAGGCTCAGGGCCGAGTGGGGGCTCCTCGGGCCCACTGATGCTCGGGCAGCAGAGGCCTATTCAGTACGCGCCAGCGGCATGACTGGTATCGCCGCCTGGGCGGGAAAGGCCCGCCAGTCCAAGCTCAGGCTCGCCGCAACCCGAAGGGGCTTGGATCATGGCGCCTCGCCTACTTTCGACGCGGACGAAAAGGTGGAACTCAGCGGCGCGAAACGGATATCTTGGATGAGGGTTGCAGGCGCACGACGCATCCTCAGATTGAGCATCTGGCTGGCAAACGGCGCCGATGCACTGAGTCCGACCGGTTCACAGCGAACTATGACCCAGCACACCCACGACTCGTCAGATCGTCTTCCTGAAGACAGTGACAATTTGGCCTCCGGCAGTCATGCCAAGTTCGAGACTTTCGCGCTTATGATGGAGCCGACCCAGCCGGATTGGAACGCTGCGGCGACTGCACGTTCAAAGTGTCAGTGCCCTGCAAACGCCTCCGCCAACCACCACGACCCGCCGTCATCGGCGATCTTCGCATCGACGACGAGCGGCCGGGCCGAACCCGCTTCCCGGTAGCCGTCAACCCACGCGCGCACCGCGCCCAGATCGTCGACGCTTCGCACCGTCACGCCCTCGGCCCCGAATCCACGAGCAATCGAGGCGATGTCGGTGTCCGGGAAGGTGACCGTGTCGTGGTCGCCGTCGGTGAAGTGATGCACCTCGGCGCCGTAGGCGGAGTCGTTGTAGACGATGACCACCAGCGGCAGACCGAGCCGGACTGCGGTGTCGAGTTCGGCGATGCTCATCAGGAAGCCGCCGTCGCCGGTGCCGAGCACAGGTAGCCGATTCGGTTGGGCGAGTGCGGCTCCGATCGCGGTGTACAGGCCGAGGCCGATGGATTGGTAGGCCTGGGTGAAGCAGAAGCCGTTCTCGTCCGGCACCGACAGGTGGGTGGACGGGTAGCCCATGAAGTTGCCGGAGTCGATCGACAGCACCCGGTCGGCGGGCAGGGTCTCGTCGAGCGCGATGGTCAGCGCGCGCGGATCGATGCGGTCGGCGGTGGAGATGTCGTCGACCGGAACATCCTGCCAGCGTGACGATTCGGCGATGCGCGAGCGGACCTCATCGGTGCGGTAACGCGGCGCCGGAGCCGCGCCGATGCGCCGGATCTCGTCGAGCACGTCGGCCGCGGTCAGCCCGCAGTCGCCGACCACCCCGAGCGCGACCGGGCGGTGTGCACCGATCGCGTCCACGTCGTCGTCGACCTGCACCACCCGGGTGTTGGCGCCGATCAGCTTGCCGTGGCGCATCGTCCACTGATTCAGCGCGCATCCCCAGCCGACGATGAGGTCAGCGTCAGCGATCAGCTCGGCGGTCGTCGGCGACGAAAACCCACCGGAGATACCGAGATCGAACGGGTCACCGGCGAAGAGGCCGTTGGCCACCGCCGACGTCGCCACCAACGCGCCGGTGGTCGCCGCCAGCGCATCGATCACCGGACCCGCGTTGCGCGCGCCCCGACCGGCCACGAACACCGGCCGCTGCGACGCCCCGATCAGACCCACCAGGTCACGAACCGTGCCGACATCCGGCCGCACGCGCGGCTGCTCGAACCTCGGCGAGATCGGCCCGTCCACCGACGCCGGCATCGCCGCCACGTCGATGGCCACATTCAGCACCACGGTCCGGCGTTGCGTGACCGCAGTCCGGTACGCGCGCACCACATCGGCGAGTGCGGTGTCCGCCGAGTAGACCCGCTCGCTGACCGCGCCGACGCTGCGTACCAACGCGTCCTGGTCGATACGGAAGTTGGAGCGCAGGGCGGCGGCAGGGCTGTCGGCGGTGAGCACGATCATCGGGGTGCGACTCTTGGCGGCCTCGGTGATGCCGGTCATCGCGTTGGTGAGCCCGCATCCCTGGTGCAGGGACACGATTCCCACGCGCGACGACATGCGGGAGTAGGCGTCGGCCATCGTCGCCGCGCCGCCTTCGTGGCGGGCTGCGGTGAACGGCACCCCACCGGCGCGCAGGGCGTTGGTCATCACGAAGTTGCCGCTGCCCACCACCCCGAAGCAGTGGCCGGCGCCGAGGTCGGCCAGCACGCGGCCGACAACGTCGGCGACGGTGGGTCCGTAGGTGCTCACGCACCCGCCTTGTCCACCACAGCCAGCACCCGCGACGGGCTGCCCGTGCCGCCGACGATGGGCAGCGGACTCACCACCAGCATCGCGCCGGTGGCCGGCAGCGCACCGAGGTTACGCAACGAGGTCAGACCGTACTTGTCGTTGCCGAGGAAGTAGTAGTGCACGGGGAAGACGGGGTCGAAGCCGCCCGCCATACCGGCGTCCACGCCGACGGTTTCCACGCCGAGGCCGGTGATGTCGCGCTGGCTGGCCAGCCATTCGGCGCAGTCGACGGCGACCCCCGGGGTGTGTGAGCCGGTGTCGTCGGCGTTGAGGAACTCCTCCTGCGACCCGCCGCGCGTCTCCCACCCGGTGCGCAGCAGCAGCCATGTGCCGGCGGCGAGCTGGCCGTAGGTGGTCTCCCACTCCTCGACGTCGGCGATGGTGAGCAGGTAGTCGGGGTTGTCGGCCACCTTGGCGGTGAGGTCGATGACCGCGGCCGGCCCGATCAGTCGCTGCACGGGGATCTGGGAGACGTCGTCACCGTCGCGGCCGGTGATCCAATGGACCGGTGCGTCGAGGTGGGTGCCGATGTGCTCGCCGGTGTGGATGTTGTTGTGCCGCCAGAACGGACCGGGCTCGTTGTAGGCGCTGACCTCCTCGAGGCTGAAGTCGATGAGGTTGACGAACGGGTCGGGCAGCCGCAGCGCCGGAGTCGCGGCGCTGAGCGGGGTGGTCAGGTCGATGACCTCGAGGTCGCCGGTGGACAGGGCGGACAGGAAGGTCGAGACGACGGCGTCGGCCTGCGGGGAGGTCATGGCTGCTCCTTGGTTCGGTGGCTGCCCACGACGGTAGTCGGTCGGCGCGGCCGCGCGGGGTCGTCATGATGGACGCCCGCGCCATACCCAAGAAGCAACTATCAGACGTATAGCTAAGTTTAGCCATGAGAAAGTACACTTAGCCAGTCGCTCTTGTACCTTTTGCACTACGGAGTACGCATGAACTGGCCCAGTTCCCGAGTCGAGGAGCGCGCCTGGGTAGCGCGCGGTCGTTCGGGATCGCGCGCGGATCGGATGTTGCGGACCATCAACGTGTCGATCCCTCCGCGGATCGCCGACCTGCAGTACGACCCCACAGGCCGGGTTGCGCGGTCCCACGAGGCGGCGGTGATCGCGGTTGCGCGACTCGAGGCCGGGTACGGCGCACACTTGGCGCCGCTGGCCGACTTCCTGCTGCGCAGCGAGTCGGTGGCGTCGTCGAAGATCGAGCACATCGACGCCGGCTGGCACGCTTTCGGCAAGGCGCTTGCGGGCGGAAAGGCCAGTGCCGAAGCCCAGTCGCAGCTCGCCGCGGTTCACGCGCTGATCGCCATGGTCGATGCCGCCGGCGACGGGCCGATCACCCTCGACCTCATCCTCCGCGCCCACGCGATGCTCATGGCTCCCGACTACTACCAAGCGCGGGACGCCGGCGCGCTGCGGGAGGTGCAGAACTGGATCGGCGGCAGCGACCACTCGCCTCTGCACGCCATGTACATTCCTCCCCCACCGGAGTTCGTCGCGCCGCTCATGGACGATCTGATTCGGTTCTGCAATCGCACCGACCTGCCGGTGCTGGCACACGCGGCGATCGCGCACGCCCAGTTCGAGTCCATCCATCGGTTCGTCGACGGCAACGGGCGCATCGGGCGCGCGTTGATCAGCGCGATCCTACGACGACGCGGCCTCACCGAACGCATCACTGTCCCACTGGCTTCCGCGATGCTGGCGGACACCACGAAGTACTTCGCGAAGCTGGGCGACTACCGTCGCGGCGATGTCGATGGATTTGTCGACTATGTGGCAGCGGGAACGTTGGATGCCGCTGCCGCGTCGGAAGAGTCCGCCCGAGCACTCGCAAGCTTGCCCGCGCTGTGGGACGAACGCGCACGTCCTCGTGCCAACTCGGCCGATGCCGCGCTCCTCGACCGACTCCTCGGCACACCTGTCCTCGATGCCGATGCGGCACAACAGATCACCAAGACCTCGGATGCGAGTACCTACCGAGCGTTGGGCCGGTTGACCGCGATCGGAATTCTGGAACCGCTGTCGACCGCCAAACGCAACCAGGTCTGGGCGGCTGTCGACGTGCTCGCCGAACTGGACGCGTTGTCGGCGGCGATAGGTCGGCGGATGCTGGAGGATTGACGGGTATCACGCGTTGACGTCCGGCTAACAGTCATTCGGACGACCGGCTCCCACGCCCGAGAATTGCGGGACTGGCACAATCGTGTGCGATCAGGGGCAAAAGGGGAAATGTTGATGGTCACAGCTGCTCTCGAGATTCTGGCCGGACTCTCGGCTCCGATGTGCCCCACATCGAATACGGGAGTGGATCATGAACTGGCTTCGGCGTCTCGGCGCGGTCTGGTGTGTTGTTCTCGCCGGCGGCGCAGCCCTGGCGGTCGGGGCCCTGCAGCAGCGGGTCGGGGCGGCATGTGATCCGCTGTACTCGGTCAACGGGGTCGGCCTTATCTTCTTCTGGTTGCCGATAGTCGCCTTGGGGAACCCTTGTCGTCACCGGCATCGCCTATGCGGCACTCATCCGAGGAACGTCTCGGTTTGCATACGCCGCGCCGGCCATCACTTTGGTAATCGCGATTTTGATCGTGTGGGCGATGGTGACCCATCTGACGCGAGACGCAGTCGTGCTGCCGGACGTCTGCCCATCTGGCAGCCCCTGGTGGCCGTAGCCACAATCGAAATTTGTCGGCTGACGGTTTCGTGTCCCCGTCCTCTGCGCCAAGAGCGGCAGACGACTCGACGTCGCACCAAGTGCTCACTATCTACAGTGACCACGGAGTGAACAGCCGATGGGTTACGTTGTAGTACATGTCCGAGGTTGGCATTCGCGCGCTCAAGCAGAATGCGCCAGCAGTAGTCGCGCAAGCGGCTGCCGGTGAGACCGTGATCATCACCGACCGAGGTTGGCCCGTCGCGCAGTTGACACCGATTCCCGCGTCGCCTTGCAGGGCTGATCGCCTCGGGGGCAGCGCGTCCGCCGCGGCGTGACATCCGCGACCTCGAATTCCCACAACCAGGCCCGGACTTGTCACGCGAACTCGCCACCATGCGTGACGCCGAACGGTACTGAGAGTGGCCTGGTACGTCGACACCTCGGCGCTGGTCAAACTGGCATCGCGGAAGCCGAGGCCCCGGCGTTACACCGCTGGATCACCGACGCGAATCCCGTACTGATCTCCTCTGACCTCGCCCGCACCGGGTGCTTCGAGCTATCCGTCCGGCGGGAGATGACCGAGTCGAACGAGCTCGCGCGGTACTTGATTCGCTCATCCTCTGCGTTCGGCGGCCACCTCGACCCACCACCTACCCTGATACCCATGCCCGACCCCACCGGACCAGCCAACGCCGACGAACTACGCCGCTATCTCGAGTCGATGATCGCCGACATGGCTCCCGGCGACCTACCCGACCTCCTCGGCAAGCTCACTCGCACCGGCGCGGCAGATCAGTCACTTCCGCCGGCTCCGCGCTTGCGCAAGGAGAAACTCGAGCAGACCGTCGTCTTCCGCGTACGCGTCGACCTCGACGGCGCGCGGCCACCGATCTGGCGGCGCCTCGACCTGCGCTCCGACATCTCGCTCCTGGATGTCCATCGCGCCCTGCAGGCTGCGTTCGGCTGGCTGGACTACCACCTGTACCGATTCGCGCTCGGCGGCAGCCCCTTTCACCCACGGAGCGAGCTGTTCCTGTGCCCCTATGACGTCGAAGAAGGTGAGGACCCGGGCACGCCGGTCGCCGACGTCCGTCTCGACGAGACGCTGCACGAGCCGGGCGATGTGCTGCGCTACGTGTACGACTACGGCGACAGTTGGGAGCTGACCCTGCGTGTCGAGAGCGTGCACGACGCCTCGGACACCACTCCACCGGCTTGGTGTGTCGGTGGGCGCCGTGCCGCGCCGCCCGAGGACTGCGGCGGCCTCACCGATGCGGAATCGTTGAGCACCGTGCTCGACGATCCGACACACTTCGACATCGACGAGGTGAACGCCGAATTCAGCAATCCGATCGCACAGCTGCTCGACGCCGGCGTCGACGCACGACTGATCGAGCTGCTGTATCGCCTCGAACCCGGCCGCCACTCCGCCGACCTCGTCGCCCGGGCCGCACGACTGGTGACGCCGCCGACTCCCGTGACGACCGCCCAACTCGACGCCGATCTACGCCCCTACCTGTGGTTCCTGCAGCGGGCCCGCGATCACGGCTTCGACCTCACCTCGGCCGGCTATCTGAAACCAGCGGATGTGGTGGCGGCCAGCGAGGTGCTGCCGAGCATGCATTTTTGGATCGGCACCAAGAACCGCGAGGTGCAATGTGCGCCGCTGCTGGAGTTCCGCGAGTCGCTGCAGCGAATCAAGCTGCTGCGCAAGCACAAGGGATGTCTACTGGCGACCCGGATGGCCCAGAGCATCGCCGACGATCCTGACGCACTGGCCGACTACCTGGCTGCCGCGCTGCTACCAGACGGCATGGATCGGTTCACCACCGAGGCCACGCTGCTCCTGGTGTTCTTCGCCGCCACCGCTGATCCGGACGACGAACTGCCCCTCGAGACGATCGCCGAACTGCTCACCGACCTCGACTGGCGGCAGCCCAATCGCGCGCCGCTCCGGCACAGCGCGCTGTATCGGCTCGACAGCGGAGCCTACGAGTTGATGCAGAACGTGTCGGCGCCGGTGCGGGGGATCAAGAACGTGAAGGTGAGTCCCACGGCCATCGACATTGCGCGGCGGGCGCTCAGCCGGTGAGTTCTGATCAGTCCACCTCGATGTCGCCGGGCTTCCAGGTGCCGTCGAACCAGGCCTCCAACGGCCCGTAGAGCCGAAGCAGGGTGAACCAGCCTTTGCCCGCAACGGTCTGGAGCCAGTTCGTCGCAAGCCGGGCCGGTTCGTCGGGGCCGAAGACGATGTCGACCGAGCCGTCGTCGTTGTAGACCAACGCATCCCGGCTACTGCGGCCCGGCAACGGCTGACCGGTCTGCAATTCGGATCTGGTCTGCGGGTCATAGACAGTCACCGACCAGAAGTCGGCCGCCGGAGCGTCCGCCGGCAGACGCATCCGGTAGGTCTTGGCGCCGTCGAGCGGTTCGCCGTCCGCGTCGAGGGTCGCGTATGCGTATTGCGACCCCTTCCCCACCATCTTCAGTGCCATCGCCGGGGTGTTGACGGTGGCAAGGTAGAAGAATGTGGTGCGTCCGTCCAGGAATCGGCCGCCCGCTCCTTGGTCGCGGAGGAACTGGTAGTCGCCGCCCGGGAACGGGTTGAGCCAGCGACGATCCGGGTAGATCCGGAAGCCGTCTTCGCGAGGCCGGAATCCCAAGGCGCGCGCCGTTGCATTGCCG containing:
- a CDS encoding NUDIX hydrolase, translating into MSARSTSRLSDYPRPNVAVDIAVLTVHAGSLCVVVQRNPDSAGAALPGRFVRERHTVDETVREVLELKLGLSPDHVRPHLLAVFSDPDRDPRGWTISIAHAVALPAADLSDVDGELAVLASDGRLASGERLLFDHDQIIAAATDNLRDRYEDQPDPDNLLRAPYTLSELRELHEAILGRRLMRDSFNRRVQPLLAAEIDSEGKPATRVGGGRPARLYSKDAPPTATFGWRLPTAEDGEQ
- a CDS encoding vWA domain-containing protein → MKLSAALDVEVVAHEAADEVTVLLELQAPAGPDTDRAPTALQVVLDRSGSMSGPPLDGARTALAGVVAQLAPSDVFGVVTFDDSAQVVVPAAPLADKQRATDAITAITAGGCTDLSSGYLRGLQELRRATTAAGIRGGTVLVISDGHVNRGLQDLDEFASITAKAAADGIITSTLGYGRGYDETLLSAIARSGNGNHVFADDPDAAGGAIADEVEGLLAKSAQAVTLTVRFVPQVQELSVYNDLPAHQTADGEVMIELGDLYALEERKLLLRMKVDGLAALGLAQIATLELRYVETATLTEHTVSLPISVNVVPGDELGDRVPDPKVQSEKLYQEGQAAKLEASQAYEAGDLDGGLASMRASRDRLQAASVLAMPAERALIDQELQMIEELSAEAPITGAIYASKATRDSYHLGNRKRGRRPSAG
- a CDS encoding ADP-ribosylglycohydrolase family protein, with translation MLLSPTQLDRATGVLLGTAVGDALGVPYEFECRILRADETPQMLGGGLGPFAPGEWSDDTSLAMAIALVAATGADLTTDDALDAIAENFLQWFDDGPPDVGVQTRAVLSATRRRLSAGESGVSRVMREEAASYAAAHPHSAGNGALMRTAPVVLAHLDDRDRLAEAARLVASLTHADPLAGDSCVLWCEAIRVAVLDGRIDVFAGLDLLPADRADQWKRWLDDALTCDPTTFAPNGFTVAALQAATAAITHTPADDAAHLENALYAAIRIGNDTDTVAAIAGGLLGARWGASSVPDEWREAVHGWPHDNGRPHTARDLIALAGAVQPGQ
- a CDS encoding DUF2200 domain-containing protein — encoded protein: MAEHRIFTMSFASIYPHYVAKAERKDHTKAEVDQVITWLTGYDHAGLEKVIADETDLRTFFAEAPAFNPNAELITGVICGHRVEEIEDPLMQKIRYMDKLVDEVAKGKKMTSILRGS
- a CDS encoding thiamine pyrophosphate-binding protein, with amino-acid sequence MSTYGPTVADVVGRVLADLGAGHCFGVVGSGNFVMTNALRAGGVPFTAARHEGGAATMADAYSRMSSRVGIVSLHQGCGLTNAMTGITEAAKSRTPMIVLTADSPAAALRSNFRIDQDALVRSVGAVSERVYSADTALADVVRAYRTAVTQRRTVVLNVAIDVAAMPASVDGPISPRFEQPRVRPDVGTVRDLVGLIGASQRPVFVAGRGARNAGPVIDALAATTGALVATSAVANGLFAGDPFDLGISGGFSSPTTAELIADADLIVGWGCALNQWTMRHGKLIGANTRVVQVDDDVDAIGAHRPVALGVVGDCGLTAADVLDEIRRIGAAPAPRYRTDEVRSRIAESSRWQDVPVDDISTADRIDPRALTIALDETLPADRVLSIDSGNFMGYPSTHLSVPDENGFCFTQAYQSIGLGLYTAIGAALAQPNRLPVLGTGDGGFLMSIAELDTAVRLGLPLVVIVYNDSAYGAEVHHFTDGDHDTVTFPDTDIASIARGFGAEGVTVRSVDDLGAVRAWVDGYREAGSARPLVVDAKIADDGGSWWLAEAFAGH
- a CDS encoding cyclase family protein; its protein translation is MTSPQADAVVSTFLSALSTGDLEVIDLTTPLSAATPALRLPDPFVNLIDFSLEEVSAYNEPGPFWRHNNIHTGEHIGTHLDAPVHWITGRDGDDVSQIPVQRLIGPAAVIDLTAKVADNPDYLLTIADVEEWETTYGQLAAGTWLLLRTGWETRGGSQEEFLNADDTGSHTPGVAVDCAEWLASQRDITGLGVETVGVDAGMAGGFDPVFPVHYYFLGNDKYGLTSLRNLGALPATGAMLVVSPLPIVGGTGSPSRVLAVVDKAGA
- a CDS encoding Fic family protein produces the protein MNWPSSRVEERAWVARGRSGSRADRMLRTINVSIPPRIADLQYDPTGRVARSHEAAVIAVARLEAGYGAHLAPLADFLLRSESVASSKIEHIDAGWHAFGKALAGGKASAEAQSQLAAVHALIAMVDAAGDGPITLDLILRAHAMLMAPDYYQARDAGALREVQNWIGGSDHSPLHAMYIPPPPEFVAPLMDDLIRFCNRTDLPVLAHAAIAHAQFESIHRFVDGNGRIGRALISAILRRRGLTERITVPLASAMLADTTKYFAKLGDYRRGDVDGFVDYVAAGTLDAAAASEESARALASLPALWDERARPRANSADAALLDRLLGTPVLDADAAQQITKTSDASTYRALGRLTAIGILEPLSTAKRNQVWAAVDVLAELDALSAAIGRRMLED
- a CDS encoding type II toxin-antitoxin system Phd/YefM family antitoxin, which translates into the protein MSEVGIRALKQNAPAVVAQAAAGETVIITDRGWPVAQLTPIPASPCRADRLGGSASAAA
- a CDS encoding plasmid pRiA4b ORF-3 family protein, whose product is MPDPTGPANADELRRYLESMIADMAPGDLPDLLGKLTRTGAADQSLPPAPRLRKEKLEQTVVFRVRVDLDGARPPIWRRLDLRSDISLLDVHRALQAAFGWLDYHLYRFALGGSPFHPRSELFLCPYDVEEGEDPGTPVADVRLDETLHEPGDVLRYVYDYGDSWELTLRVESVHDASDTTPPAWCVGGRRAAPPEDCGGLTDAESLSTVLDDPTHFDIDEVNAEFSNPIAQLLDAGVDARLIELLYRLEPGRHSADLVARAARLVTPPTPVTTAQLDADLRPYLWFLQRARDHGFDLTSAGYLKPADVVAASEVLPSMHFWIGTKNREVQCAPLLEFRESLQRIKLLRKHKGCLLATRMAQSIADDPDALADYLAAALLPDGMDRFTTEATLLLVFFAATADPDDELPLETIAELLTDLDWRQPNRAPLRHSALYRLDSGAYELMQNVSAPVRGIKNVKVSPTAIDIARRALSR